AAAAATGTCATTTATACCCGGTCTATTCAACATCAATGAACCACTTATTTATGGTTTACCAATTATGTTAAATCCAATTTTGGCTATTCCGTTTATCGTGACACCATTAATCACAGGTACAATTGGTTATTTTGCTATTTCGCTCGGATTTGCGGCTAGATCTGTTGTAATGGTTCCATGGACAGTCCCGGCAATTATTAATGGTTACCTCAGTACAGCAGGAGATTTAGGAACGGTATTTACACAAATTATCTGTATCATTGTTTCAATTCTTATTTACCTCCCATTCGTTAAAGCAGCGAATAGCTCGATGATTGATGAAACGCAAGCACTAAATTAAAAAAATAAATGATAGAGAGGATAATTAAAATGGCTCAATTGAATATTATGTTAGTTTGTTCTGCAGGAATGAGTACAAGTATGTTAGTAAAAGTGATAAAAGAAGAGGTTCAAAAACAAGGCTTGGATGCAAATGTCTTTGCAAAGCCGTCCACTGAAGCGATTGAATATTTAGAAGCTGAACCAGTAAGTGTGCTCTTGCTAGGGCCGCAAGTTGGATTTATGGAAAATAATTTCAAAGAAGTGGTAGGGGAAAAGGAAATTCCAATTGCTGTGATTAATCCCATCAGTTACGGCACGATGAATGGTAAAAAAGTATTGGAACAAGCACTTGAATTAATAAATAAATGAGAGGTGACGAGATGGTCAATACAGAAGTAATTATGAACTTAATTATCAACGCTGGAGGTGCCAAAAGTAGCGCAATGGAAGCTATTTATGCAGCTAAAAAAAGCGATTTTGATACAGCAACAGAAAAATTTAAATTAGCGAATGAACAAATTAGTAAAGCGCATAATGCCCAAACAAGCCTCATCAGTGCTGAAGCGAATGGTGATCATACAGAAATTAATTTAATTATGATCCATGCACAGGATCATTTAATGACTGCTATTGCCTTCATTGATTTAGCGAAAGAATTAGTCGATTTTTACAAGCTCACACTTGAGAAAGGAAAGGATATGTATGAAAAAACATAAATTTCTATGGGGGGGGGCTACCGCTGCAAATCAAGTGGAGGGTGCTTATCAAGAAGGCGGAAGAGGGTTATCCAATATAGATTTATTACCTTATGGTGAATACCGCTTAGCAGTTGCGCAAGGCAAGATGCACTATTCAGAGGTACCCGAAGGTGCTTATTATCCCTCTTATGAAGCCATTGATTTTTATAATAATTATAAAGAAGATATCCGTATGTTGGCTGACTTAGGTATGCGGGCTTATCGATTTTCTATCTCTTGGTCAAGAATCTATCCAACGGGTTTGGAAAATAAACCAAATGAAGAAGGATTACGTTTCTACGAATCGGTCATTGGGGAATTACTAAAGTATAATATTGAACCGATAGTCACAATTTCTCATTTTGATGTTCCAAAAGGATTAATGGATGCTTTCGAATCATGGAAAAGTCGCAAAATGATTGCTATGTATGAAAAATATGCAATGACTCTATTTGAGCGGTTCAAGGGCAAAGTGAAGTATTGGATTACATTTAACGAAATCAATATGATTTTGCATAAACCATTTACTGGCGCAGCTATTACAGTGAGTGAAGGGGAAGACCGCGAAGAAGTTATTTATAACGCAGCTCACTACGAAATGGTTGCCAGTGCATTGGCAACCAAACGACTCCGTGAAATTGACCCTGATGCGAAGATTGGTGCCATGCTAGCAGCTGGTGACTACTATCCGTATAGTTCTAACCCCGAAGATGTGAGGGAAGCTCAAAAGGCAAACCAAGAAACCTTTTTCTTTTTAGATGTACAATCACGTGGAGAATATCCAAGATGGGCCCTTAATAGATTTAAGAAACGAGGCATCCATGTTGATATTACTGTTGAGGATCAAAATATACTGAAAGAAAACACCGTGGATTATATTTCTTTTAGTTATTATGCATCCCGAACATCTAAAGCAGATACAACAGATGTCGACACCAATACAGGTAACGCAGCTGGAGGTGTTGTTAATCCTTATCTGGAGCGATCTGAATGGGGATGGATGATTGATCCATTAGGGTTACGAATTGTAATGAACAGTATTTGGGATCGTTATCAAAAACCACTTTTCTTAGTTGAAAATGGCTTAGGTGCACGTGATATTCTTGAAGAAGACGAAAGAGTGCATGACGAGTACCGCATTGCCTATTTGAAAGAACATATTGATACTCTCCTTCTTACCATGAAAGAAGATGGGGTTCCACTTTTAGGTTTCACCATGTGGTCCGCTATAGATCTAGTTTCCTCATCCGGTGGTGAAATGGGCAAGCGATATGGTCTTATTTACGTGGATAAAGATAATAACGGTAAAGGAACACTACGGCGCATCAAAAAGGACTCTTACGAATGGTTTAAAGCATTTCTAGCTTCATCAGATATTTAAAAGATGAACGATACGTTTTATTTTTTATTAAAAGAAGGAGGATATTATGCATATTTCAATTGTGGGTCTAGGAAAGATGGGACTATCGCTTGCTAAGCAGCTAAATGGTCAAGGGAAAATAATTCAAGGCTTTGATTTAAATCCTGCTATTTCGGACGTGTATTCAGATGAAAGTTTAATTTACCTCAGTAATTTGGAAGAATTAGCAAATAGCGACAAACAAAATGTTGTCTTCCTAGTTCTACCGACAGGTGAGCCGACAAAACAAACAATTCACCAATTAAGCAGTATTCTAAATAAAAACGATATTATTATTGACTTCTCAAATTCATTCTACAAAGACTCAATTAAAAATTATAATCAACTGGATCCTCTAGGCATCCTGTACTATGATTGTGGGTTATCTGGTGGCGTAGAGGGGGCTCTGAATGGTGCATGTATGATGCTAGGCGGACCAGAAAAAGCACCATCTGAATTGTTGTCTCTACTTGCTTCACTTTGTGTGTCGGATGGATTCAGTTTTTACCCTCAACCAGGAAGTGGACATTACTTGAAAATGGTACACAATGGTATTGAATATGGAATGATGCAATCAATTGCCGAAGGATTAGAATTACTGAATGAGCAAAATAAATTTATTTTTGATTTAAATAAAGTAACAACAAATTGGAGCAATGGATCGATTATAGAATCTTCCTTATTGAAAAATATTAAGGAAGAATTAAAAAAAGATCCACAATTAAGTGCATATGATAATAAAGTGCATGCTTCAGGTGAAGCCAAGTGGATGGTAGGCGAAGCATTGGAAGAAGAAGTCCCTGTACCTGTTATTTCATTATCCTTAATGAAACGCAATGCATCGTTATTAAATGTGGCTTTCTCAAATCAAGTCCTTTCAGCTATGCGTTTCAACTTTGGTGGACACAAAGAGTATTGACTAAGTATATAGCGAGTATCGATGTAGGGACAACGAATCTAAAAATCAACTTATTTAATTCGTCATATGAAGTAATCGATACCGTAAAATTTACACATACAGACATTATTTTTACTGATACTCGATTTGAGATGAAAATTGATGAGATATGGCAAAATATGATTGGCGGTCTGAGACAGCTAATCGATAAAAATACGATAACAGATATTGAAATTGTACTGACTACAGCGATGCATAGTGTGCAACTTATGACAAATGATTTTTCATTGTCTGGGCCATTGTTGGCTTGGACAGATAAACGAGGAACAGAAGTTATTGAGTCAATGAGCCAAGAGAAAGCAAATGACCAATATCTTCGAACGGGTACGCCAATACACAGTATGAATCCATTTTTTAAATTAGTACATTTGCGGGAACAATTGGGTAGTTTAACGCGGATAGGTTCTCTAAAAGATATTCTTTTTTATCGTTTAACCGGCGAGTGGGCTATAGATGTAAGTAATGCTTCTAGTAGTGGGTTATACAATCTTTCTGAATTAAACTGGGATCAAGAATCCCTACAATCATTAGGTATTTCTACAAAACAATTGCCTAAAATTCAGCCCATATCATACAGTTCAATGACCTTACCAGGTTTGCTTCACGAACAAGCAACAGTTTATATTGGAACATCAGATGGCATATCTTCTAATTTTGTTTTTAATGATTTAGAAGATATCGCAGTACTTTCGTTAGGAACAAGCCATGCAGTCCGAGTGATTCATGAAAAAATACAATGTAATGTGGATTTTCAAAATTTTTCTTACATTATTCATCCAAATGCATATCTAATCGGTCTACCAAGTAATAATGGTGCAAATATATTAGCATGGGCAATTAAAATATTTAATAGTTCATTTGATGAGCTTAATAGTGTCCTTCTTAATCCACCCGAAGTGAATACAATCTTTCTTCCTTTCATCAATGGGGAAAGAGCACCTGTTTGGGATGATACTGCAATGGGACATTTATTCAATTTAACACGGACTAATACGAGAGAGTCTATTTTATATGCGATTATTTTAGGGATGATTTTCAATATGAAACAAAATGTCGAACGATTAGCCGAGCTAGTGGACTTCAAAGCAATCGGACTTGTAGGTGGTGGGGCGAGGCTTGAGGCACTTCCTCAGCTCATGGCAGATATTTTGGGATATAAACTCTTCATTCCAACAATGAAAAATGCAGAAACATTGGGAAGTATTGCAGCTGTAAAGAATGAAGTCTTTCAATCTGAATATCTTATTGTAGAGCCTAATCCTCATAGGACCTATGAGAAGGCTTATAAATCTTATCAAAATAAATTACTGAAGACCGATTGATTAAGTCAGAGGCACAATAAATCATCACACTTTTTATAATAGATTAAGTAAATGAATAGTGAAGAATTATAAAGATTGTGAACCTCCCATAGGTAATTGGGAGGTTTTTTTGTATATTCATTCTTAAGTAAACAATAGAAGGTACTAAAAAGAACAAGCGGAGGATAAAAAAAGTATTCTTTATAATAAATCAA
The Jeotgalibaca sp. MA1X17-3 genome window above contains:
- a CDS encoding PTS sugar transporter subunit IIB, which produces MAQLNIMLVCSAGMSTSMLVKVIKEEVQKQGLDANVFAKPSTEAIEYLEAEPVSVLLLGPQVGFMENNFKEVVGEKEIPIAVINPISYGTMNGKKVLEQALELINK
- a CDS encoding FGGY family carbohydrate kinase; amino-acid sequence: MTKYIASIDVGTTNLKINLFNSSYEVIDTVKFTHTDIIFTDTRFEMKIDEIWQNMIGGLRQLIDKNTITDIEIVLTTAMHSVQLMTNDFSLSGPLLAWTDKRGTEVIESMSQEKANDQYLRTGTPIHSMNPFFKLVHLREQLGSLTRIGSLKDILFYRLTGEWAIDVSNASSSGLYNLSELNWDQESLQSLGISTKQLPKIQPISYSSMTLPGLLHEQATVYIGTSDGISSNFVFNDLEDIAVLSLGTSHAVRVIHEKIQCNVDFQNFSYIIHPNAYLIGLPSNNGANILAWAIKIFNSSFDELNSVLLNPPEVNTIFLPFINGERAPVWDDTAMGHLFNLTRTNTRESILYAIILGMIFNMKQNVERLAELVDFKAIGLVGGGARLEALPQLMADILGYKLFIPTMKNAETLGSIAAVKNEVFQSEYLIVEPNPHRTYEKAYKSYQNKLLKTD
- a CDS encoding PTS lactose/cellobiose transporter subunit IIA — protein: MVNTEVIMNLIINAGGAKSSAMEAIYAAKKSDFDTATEKFKLANEQISKAHNAQTSLISAEANGDHTEINLIMIHAQDHLMTAIAFIDLAKELVDFYKLTLEKGKDMYEKT
- a CDS encoding 6-phospho-beta-glucosidase, which gives rise to MKKHKFLWGGATAANQVEGAYQEGGRGLSNIDLLPYGEYRLAVAQGKMHYSEVPEGAYYPSYEAIDFYNNYKEDIRMLADLGMRAYRFSISWSRIYPTGLENKPNEEGLRFYESVIGELLKYNIEPIVTISHFDVPKGLMDAFESWKSRKMIAMYEKYAMTLFERFKGKVKYWITFNEINMILHKPFTGAAITVSEGEDREEVIYNAAHYEMVASALATKRLREIDPDAKIGAMLAAGDYYPYSSNPEDVREAQKANQETFFFLDVQSRGEYPRWALNRFKKRGIHVDITVEDQNILKENTVDYISFSYYASRTSKADTTDVDTNTGNAAGGVVNPYLERSEWGWMIDPLGLRIVMNSIWDRYQKPLFLVENGLGARDILEEDERVHDEYRIAYLKEHIDTLLLTMKEDGVPLLGFTMWSAIDLVSSSGGEMGKRYGLIYVDKDNNGKGTLRRIKKDSYEWFKAFLASSDI
- a CDS encoding NADP-dependent phosphogluconate dehydrogenase, which produces MHISIVGLGKMGLSLAKQLNGQGKIIQGFDLNPAISDVYSDESLIYLSNLEELANSDKQNVVFLVLPTGEPTKQTIHQLSSILNKNDIIIDFSNSFYKDSIKNYNQLDPLGILYYDCGLSGGVEGALNGACMMLGGPEKAPSELLSLLASLCVSDGFSFYPQPGSGHYLKMVHNGIEYGMMQSIAEGLELLNEQNKFIFDLNKVTTNWSNGSIIESSLLKNIKEELKKDPQLSAYDNKVHASGEAKWMVGEALEEEVPVPVISLSLMKRNASLLNVAFSNQVLSAMRFNFGGHKEY